The following are from one region of the Coffea eugenioides isolate CCC68of chromosome 2, Ceug_1.0, whole genome shotgun sequence genome:
- the LOC113760788 gene encoding quinone oxidoreductase PIG3, whose product MKAVVITSPGGPEVLQLKEVEDPQIKDDEVLIKVAAAALNRADTLQRQGKYPPPQGDSEYPGLECSGTIEAVGKDVTRWKIGDQVCALVSGGGYAEKVAVPAGQVLPVPSGVSLQDAASFPEVACTVWSTIFMMSRLSAGETLLVHGGSSGIGTFAIQIAKYYGVTKVFVTAGSDEKLAACKDLGADVCINYKTQDFVARVKEETGGKGVDVILDNLGGSYFQRNLDSLNLGGRLFIIGFMGGTVTEVNLSGMLARRLTVQAAGLRNRSKENKALIISEVEKNVWPAIAAGKVKPVVYKYLPLGQASEGHKLMESSKHIGKILLVV is encoded by the exons ATGAAGGCTGTGGTGATCACAAGCCCCGGTGGCCCAGAAGTGttgcaattgaaagaagtaGAAGACCCACAAATCAAAGATGACGAGGTCTTGATTAAAGTTGCAGCTGCTGCTCTCAACAGAGCAGACACCCTTCAACGCCAGGGCAAATACCCTCCCCCTCAGGGAGATAGTGAGTACCCTGGTCTTGAATGCTCTGGTACCATTGAAGCTGTTGGCAAGGATGTTACTAGGTGGAAAATTGGTGATCAG GTATGTGCTCTTGTTAGTGGAGGGGGATACGCAGAGAAAGTAGCTGTGCCTGCAGGACAAGTTCTTCCTGTTCCATCTGGTGTTTCTTTGCAAGATGCAGCTAGTTTTCCTGAGGTAGCTTGCACTGTTTGGTCAACCATCTTCATGATGAGCCGACTTTCTGCGGGGGAGACTCTTCTG GTGCATGGAGGTTCTAGTGGAATTGGTACATTTGCCATCCAAATTGCCAAATATTATGGAGTGACCAAAGTATTTGTCACAGCAG GAAGTGATGAAAAACTAGCTGCTTGCAAGGATCTCGGGGCAGATGTTTGTATCAATTACAAGACTCAGGATTTTGTAGCCCGTGTGAAGGAAGAAACAGGAGGAAAAG GTGTTGATGTTATACTAGACAACCTTGGTGGGTCGTACTTCCAGCGGAATTTGGACAGCCTGAATCTTGGTGGGAGGCTTTTTATTATTGGCTTTATGGGTGGGACGGTAACTGAAGTGAATCTTTCAGGTATGCTTGCGAGACGTCTCACAGTGCAAG CTGCTGGATTGCGCAATAGaagcaaggaaaacaaagctttAATCATCAGTGAAGTGGAGAAGAATGTTTGGCCAGCAATCGCTGCAGGCAAGGTGAAACCAGTAGTTTACAAGTATTTACCATTAGGTCAAGCTTCAGAAGGTCACAAGCTAATGGAAAGCAGCAAGCACATTGGGAAGATACTCCTTGTTGTATAA